Proteins from a genomic interval of Ktedonobacterales bacterium:
- a CDS encoding GNAT family N-acetyltransferase, whose amino-acid sequence MTEADARQRLDVYYAELLGLPTEALRRPGIRLAPLSRQPPSTSLFRNSALIVHAPSSADGLRSCAVIAHLQLLAPLRRFLSGRTVESLFEAAALEQLTRLARAEFPDASISPGGLLIIARFVSRETFQPFQGPESARVQRLDEHQLSNLALLSRYSGGIYALCDAQAQILSRAGVRRESRDVCEIGVRTEVEALRGRGLAKTVVTAATEAILADGRVPLYVHSATNVASQRVALALGYQHYADELIWFLPG is encoded by the coding sequence ATGACTGAGGCTGATGCCAGACAACGGCTCGATGTCTATTACGCTGAACTGCTCGGCCTGCCTACAGAAGCACTCAGGCGGCCCGGTATCCGTCTGGCTCCGCTGAGCCGCCAGCCGCCTTCCACCTCTCTGTTCAGGAACAGCGCCCTCATTGTTCACGCGCCATCAAGCGCCGATGGCCTGCGGTCATGCGCGGTGATCGCCCATCTCCAATTGCTTGCGCCGCTGCGCCGCTTTCTGTCGGGACGGACGGTGGAAAGCCTCTTTGAAGCTGCCGCGCTGGAGCAGCTTACCCGATTGGCTCGCGCCGAGTTTCCCGACGCTTCGATCTCGCCGGGCGGCTTACTCATCATCGCGCGTTTTGTCTCGCGTGAAACCTTCCAGCCGTTTCAGGGGCCGGAAAGCGCCCGCGTCCAACGTTTGGATGAGCATCAACTTTCCAACCTGGCGCTTTTGAGCCGATACAGCGGCGGCATTTACGCGCTGTGTGATGCTCAGGCTCAAATTCTCTCGCGGGCGGGAGTGCGTCGTGAATCGCGCGACGTGTGTGAGATTGGCGTGCGCACCGAGGTTGAGGCACTGCGTGGGCGTGGGCTGGCAAAAACTGTGGTAACAGCGGCAACCGAGGCTATCCTGGCCGACGGGCGCGTGCCGCTCTATGTACATAGCGCCACCAATGTGGCTTCACAGAGGGTGGCGCTTGCACTGGGCTATCAGCACTATGCCGACGAGCTTATCTGGTTTTTGCCGGGATGA
- a CDS encoding methyltransferase dimerization domain-containing protein, protein MDPTTHLRAVTPAKILEQADAFARSMALRAAIELEVCDALDEGLNTAQKLAQNTKTSVRGMEMLLDALVAMELLTKRGETYHLTPESATFLVQSKPTYLGELVEQRVRDVVALEHLSESVANGKAWPQWGVQHGGIENYFADMVPGLFVLNEPDARKVARQLFRGQIGNSARVLDLGAGSGVWGIALAQQNALATVVALDTADVLEVTRQFVEGHKLESQFEYAEGDLLTADFGEAEYDIVVLGQVCQMFSPEQNQALFRRIARALKSGGRVLIASAPVDDSRSSTPDTMISDLVLLLSTDGGRSHTFPEYRAWLQNAGFKLIEQVDLPGRLTIVAGK, encoded by the coding sequence ACGCATCTCAGGGCTGTGACCCCGGCGAAGATTTTAGAGCAGGCAGATGCCTTTGCGCGCTCGATGGCGCTCCGCGCCGCCATCGAACTGGAAGTGTGCGACGCGCTCGATGAAGGGCTGAATACAGCGCAAAAGCTGGCTCAGAACACCAAAACCTCGGTGCGCGGCATGGAAATGTTACTTGACGCCCTGGTGGCGATGGAACTGCTGACGAAACGCGGCGAGACCTATCACCTCACCCCGGAATCAGCTACGTTTCTGGTGCAGAGCAAGCCCACCTACCTGGGCGAACTGGTAGAACAGCGGGTGCGCGATGTCGTCGCGCTGGAGCATCTTTCCGAAAGCGTGGCGAACGGCAAAGCCTGGCCGCAGTGGGGCGTGCAGCATGGTGGCATCGAAAATTATTTCGCCGATATGGTGCCAGGACTCTTCGTCCTCAACGAGCCAGACGCCCGCAAAGTAGCCCGCCAATTGTTTCGCGGCCAGATTGGCAACTCGGCGCGCGTGCTGGACCTGGGGGCTGGCTCTGGCGTCTGGGGCATCGCTCTGGCCCAGCAGAACGCGCTGGCGACGGTGGTGGCTCTGGATACGGCTGACGTGCTGGAGGTCACGCGCCAGTTTGTGGAAGGGCATAAGCTGGAGTCCCAATTTGAATATGCCGAAGGCGACCTGCTGACCGCCGATTTTGGCGAAGCCGAGTATGATATTGTCGTACTGGGTCAGGTCTGCCAGATGTTCAGCCCGGAACAAAATCAAGCCCTCTTCCGCCGCATCGCGCGCGCCCTCAAGTCAGGCGGGCGTGTCCTCATCGCCAGCGCGCCCGTAGACGACTCCCGCAGCAGCACGCCAGACACCATGATCAGCGATCTGGTGCTGCTGCTCAGTACCGATGGAGGCCGAAGCCACACATTCCCTGAATATCGGGCCTGGCTGCAAAACGCGGGGTTCAAGTTAATTGAGCAGGTCGATCTCCCTGGCCGCCTGACCATTGTAGCCGGGAAGTAA
- a CDS encoding HAMP domain-containing sensor histidine kinase, with translation MTAPLPKPPASPVEPVEESSPVEMRHRLAPGILSRRILRQDYLVYPDWWQRRAVGYLFTIIIVAVVTILAQQFLRLLGPEPHFFAGAIMILMVFVVALMWGAGPAVFATVLSTAALDYFLVTPVSQLDRLSDLEDFVPFIAASLILSVLASQRERARLRARTAERLAKERAQALEEAGKLKDQFLSLASHELKTPIAAIKGYAQLADRRLAKVADASPGAAATQDMLVKINQQADKLTGLVNDLLDVSRIQAGKLELRLEPCDLAALCRQAVEEQELTNGRRIDLTLPAGPVCVSADSERLSQVLSNLLTNAIKYSAGERPVCLALTSRARKAVVTVTDEGVGIPKDELPLIFDRFFRARTARNGSQRGLGLGLAICKEIVERHQGHIWATSEEGKGSQFTFELPLDEEPRAERSA, from the coding sequence ATGACAGCGCCATTGCCCAAGCCTCCGGCGTCTCCAGTTGAGCCTGTTGAAGAGAGTTCACCTGTTGAGATGCGACACAGACTGGCTCCGGGCATTCTATCACGCCGCATTCTTCGCCAGGATTATCTGGTTTACCCCGACTGGTGGCAGCGTCGGGCGGTGGGGTATCTGTTCACTATTATCATCGTCGCGGTCGTGACCATTCTGGCGCAGCAGTTCTTGCGCCTGCTGGGGCCAGAACCCCATTTCTTCGCTGGCGCCATCATGATCCTGATGGTCTTCGTCGTTGCGCTCATGTGGGGCGCTGGCCCGGCGGTTTTTGCCACTGTGCTGAGTACAGCGGCTTTAGATTACTTTCTGGTCACGCCGGTAAGCCAGCTTGATAGGCTGAGCGACCTGGAAGATTTTGTGCCGTTTATTGCCGCGAGCCTGATATTGAGCGTGCTGGCGTCGCAGCGCGAACGGGCGCGTCTGCGCGCCCGCACAGCCGAACGCCTGGCAAAAGAGCGCGCCCAGGCGCTGGAAGAGGCCGGGAAGCTGAAGGATCAGTTCCTCTCGCTGGCTTCACACGAATTGAAGACGCCTATCGCTGCGATCAAGGGCTATGCGCAGTTGGCAGACCGCCGTCTGGCAAAGGTAGCTGATGCATCACCTGGGGCTGCTGCCACACAAGATATGCTGGTCAAGATTAACCAGCAGGCGGATAAACTCACCGGACTGGTCAATGATTTGTTGGATGTGAGCCGGATTCAGGCTGGCAAACTAGAATTGCGCCTGGAGCCATGCGACCTGGCTGCGCTCTGCCGCCAGGCGGTGGAAGAGCAAGAACTCACCAATGGGCGTAGGATCGATCTTACTCTGCCAGCCGGGCCGGTATGTGTCTCGGCGGATAGCGAGCGGCTGAGCCAGGTGTTGAGCAACCTGCTAACCAATGCTATCAAGTATTCGGCTGGTGAGCGCCCTGTGTGTCTGGCGCTCACCAGCCGGGCAAGGAAAGCGGTGGTGACGGTGACGGATGAAGGGGTGGGTATTCCAAAGGATGAACTCCCGTTGATTTTTGATCGCTTTTTTCGGGCGCGCACAGCCCGGAACGGCTCACAACGCGGCCTGGGGTTAGGGCTGGCGATTTGTAAAGAAATCGTCGAGCGACACCAGGGGCACATCTGGGCCACCTCGGAAGAGGGCAAGGGCAGCCAGTTTACTTTCGAGCTGCCGCTGGATGAGGAGCCGCGCGCAGAAAGATCGGCCTGA